In Paramormyrops kingsleyae isolate MSU_618 chromosome 11, PKINGS_0.4, whole genome shotgun sequence, the genomic window GCAGCTTAGTTGTATGATACTCACAGGACTGAAGGTGACGAAGAAGGCCCCTTCACATTACATACTCATTAAGTGATCTCACTGTTTCCATTTGTGTTATTTGGTCAATGCGGATTGAGATTGGAGTATTGTTGCTATGATGCGTTTGGAGAACCACTTTGGAGAAGTGGTACCGCTATACTCAGTTTAATGGCGACTGGCTCACTGCTTTGAATATAAGTAGTTCATGAGTTTGTTGCGCTGCTCCGAGAGGGTTTCAGAATCGCCCCGCATGACGCTGTAGATCCAGGGCACGTAGGCCGACAGCTTCGCATATACGGCGTGTTTCCTTATCGTGCAAGTTTTATCGTAAGAGAGGATTCCGGCAGCGTACACCCTTCCGGTGGCGGCGTCCTGGACCGCCAAAGCGCCGCCCGCATCGCCGAAGCACACGTTCTCGTGGAAGGCACTGGTACTGGTGCAAAACACCTTCTCGTCCACTTTGGGGCCGTCGCTCCTGCCCTCGTACTCCTGCCTACAGGCCTCGTGCTTCGCCACGGGCAGGATTATGTACTTCAGCTGATTGGCAGGGGTTAAGAgagcaccccacccccacccagctaAAACGCCACGCATCCCCTCTGTCTCCGCGACGTCATCACCCCGCTCCGGCAGGGGAATTGGCGTCACGGTCTCACCGAAGGTCACAGGCTCCTTAAGCTTAATCAGAGCCAGGTCATTTTCCCAGACGTTGGTCTTTCGGAAGTCTGGATGCAGCACCACCTGTGTGGGACAGGAAGTTGCACGTGTTCGCATTTTCTATCCCATCTCGCTCTTGATCAGACACACAGCTGAGAGCAAGAATGAGGGTcgcagcacagggtcagcaagttcctggagtaattggggttAATGGTcctgctcaagggtccaaccgCTGCATCACTTTGtcagccacaggatttgaaccagcaacaggCTCAGGATCTTAACCCACAGAGACTCATACTGCCCCCATACTAATGCTGTTAGGAATCACCTCATGTGTAAGAAATCTAACAATATGTTATCATCTGTCTCAGGTCAGATCAGGTTGGGGAGCACCGTAAAACTCCTGGGGATCCCAgctggcgaccccccaggcagacacacggtccagtcccaccctccggaaatggccatccatcttaCATGGGCATCCCCTctgcctggtccagccgctcgggtcctcagcaacgaggatcctgcgagccagaTCACCCTCCGGGAAACAAGCCTCATGTGACGCTCATGATGCAGGTAACGTGCCTCATTCAGGTCTCCTCCAGCAACCATTcgttcaacacaaagtcaaaccaacgGTGCCCAAGGATcctccaaagagacacagtaccgaaggagtccagtcttcgtctcagctcactgggtagcgtccatgtctcacagccacacagcaagacagggagcaccaggactctaaagacttggacctccgtcctcttgcaaagatatcaggagcgccacacacccctttccagcgacctcatgaccccccatgctctcccaatccatctgctgacttcataggaagagtcaccagacaCATGGATGTCGCTGTAGAGGTAGATACATTTCTCTacaaggtcgacattctccccgcagacagacacactactgatggctgtgccaaAGAAGTCGTTAAGTCATCTTTCCTCTGTCTCAGGGCAAGAAAGACAAGGGGAATTTCAGTGTCTTCTCTGGAGTTAATTTACTTTTGCTGCGGTATCTTACCACTGTCTGTGAAACGCCCGTGAAAGAGTGAGCTGTATTGCCTAGTTTCTAAGTAATCAAAATTCACATTCTGTCGTTGATAATTACTGGTTAATAAGAGCATTTGCATTAGGTATTATTAGTTTTATGATTTCTCTTATGGGATAGAAAACAGGGATCTGCCCAAATGAAtctgatgtcacttcctgttcctgCTGTACTCTGAGCTGTCAGACTGACCACCTGCTAGGAGGCAGAAAGAAGGAATCTCCACTTGCTCTCACCTTCTCCACCTCTGCCTGGTTGGAGGAATTGGCCAGAACACGGTCGGTGATGCCCACATACACCTTTGGGATGGAGTGTTTCTCCCAGCTGTCGTTCGGATACGCTGGGGGTGGTCGAGTCTTGTTGACAAAGAGGTTCCTGGCGGCAGTCAGCACCCAGCGGTCTGAGATCAGCGCCCCCCCCGCATAGCCGCCGTCGAAGGCGGTGTCCCCCAGATAGACCATGACCTGCCATGGGATGTGGGGCGCCACCAAGCCGCCCACGGTGCGTCGAGACCGCTGGCCTGCATGGGGCGAGGGCAGGAGATGGTTACAGACATGCATAGGCATCTCTTGGTAACACTGTGGGGGGCCAAATTCATTCAGTGATTAAGACAAAACTTGTTTAAAACTTGTCTAAAAAAATTAGCTATGTTCAGCTAGCGATTTGATCCAGTGTATCTGTCACGGTGACATCATCCC contains:
- the hp gene encoding haptoglobin, coding for MRSWAQTLLLSCVCLTSSILATDADQLHLSGQRSRRTVGGLVAPHIPWQVMVYLGDTAFDGGYAGGALISDRWVLTAARNLFVNKTRPPPAYPNDSWEKHSIPKVYVGITDRVLANSSNQAEVEKVVLHPDFRKTNVWENDLALIKLKEPVTFGETVTPIPLPERGDDVAETEGMRGVLAGWGWGALLTPANQLKYIILPVAKHEACRQEYEGRSDGPKVDEKVFCTSTSAFHENVCFGDAGGALAVQDAATGRVYAAGILSYDKTCTIRKHAVYAKLSAYVPWIYSVMRGDSETLSEQRNKLMNYLYSKQ